In Opitutaceae bacterium, the sequence CCGTCGGATCGTGAGTTATGGCATAATCCGATCTGGATCTCTACTCGCCGGGCCCCGCAGTCATCCTGTCGCCAGCCTCTCTGACTTAGTGCTGCGAAGAACTGTTCAATGGACGTGGCCGATCTCTAAAGAGACAAGTTTTTGTAGGTCCAAGATCGATCTGGATCACGTCAAGGCAAACATTAACGAGCTTGGCACTCACATCGACTTCCTAGTGGCAGCTTCTCGCCTACAGAGCGAAGTAAGCATCGCCTCAGATATTGCCCTGGGCAACGTTGAGGTTCAGGGGGACTTGAAAATCGGACTGCAGCCGTACTTTTCCATCACCCGGTATGCGAACGCCCGCACGACACGCGAATCAGGCGGCGTGAACACTCCTTGCAACATGAAGTCGTTGTGAATCTGAGCGAGATCGCGTCCCAAGGCCCGCGCAACAGAGCGCACGGTCGGCTCGCCTCGAATCACGAGTAGCGTAACGCCGTTCACAACCATCTCTTCGGGCTCCGTGCTCTGTGGCTTGACTGCCTCTTGCGGAACGGAGGCAGGTGCCGGCTCAGCAGGCTGGATCGAAGTAGGTGCCAGATTAGGCAACACTTCTATCACCTCAACCAAGGAGGCTACGGGTTCGACCTTTTCGTCTGGAATCGAGACGACCACCGGGGGAGATTGGACCGTAGCAAATTTCAGCGGACGCGGAGTCAGCGCCGCGTTCATTGCTTGGAGGAACGGGGATGGGTTGCCCTCGTGAACCAGGCAGACCTCATCACGTCCGCGGGTCATCGCTACATAAAGCCGAAGCGCCTCGCGCCAAGTCTCTCCCACGGGAACGCCCTTCGGCGGAAACTCACCGTCGCCCAGCCCAACGATAACAATCAAGCTGAACTCGAAGCCCTTGATGTTATATATGTCGCTTACAACAACGATGTCAGTGCGTTGGAGGTAATCACCAGTAAGTCGGGAAGTCTTGATACCCGCCGGTGCGGCATCGCTGATCTGGCGCACAGATACCACATCGGGATTCGCCGTGGCGATGCACACGCTGAACGCCGGATATCCTGATGCGAGCCACTCAGCGGCGAGCACCCAGACGGCCTGTAGCTGGTCGTTGGTCGCACATACAAATGGCCTCGCGCCGTCACGCTGCGCGTACTCGGGCTTCAGAACGGTCACGCCTTCATGCTTCGCCGTCGATTCGTTCGCGAAGGCCTCAATCAGTAAATGCGACGCCTCCAAAATCTGGCGGCTATTGCGGTAATTCTTCAGGATGCTGCGATTGATGCGCTGTGCCGGAGCTATGCCGGCTCGCGGCAAGTCGAGATCTTTCGTGTAGATTTTCTGCGCGGTGTCTCCAGTCAGAAACAGACCGTTAGTCTCACTGCTCGGAATTCGACTGATCAGTTCCAGGTCCAGAGTGGAAAAATCCTGGAACTCATCCACCAACACGCTCCGGAATCGTAAGTGCTGCGGCAGCGTGCCCTCATGATCGTCCAGCGCGACAATCGCGGCTTGCGTCAGCCCCATGCCGTCTAGCTTTCCATGCCTGACCTGAAAGCGCTCCCAGGTTCTCAGCAGGCGTAGAATGTCTTCACGGCGTTTGTCTTGAAACTGAATGCAGCGTCCGCCGCGGTCATAGCTGCGGTAGCCCTCGTACTCTTTCGCAAGGCGGAAAGCGCTCCGCACCAGTGTTAGCTCATCTTTTAAGTAACGCTCAGCATCGATGGCCTTATCTTGATCGTAAAGATAGATGCTGAGTCGGGACAGCGCGTCCTTCGTAGCTTGGGAATTCGGGTTCTCGCAGAATTGCTTCCAGAGAGTTTCGATTTCGTAGTCGTCTCGTGCCGCGAAAAGTGAAGTCAGCTCGATCAACTGGTGCGCGCGCACGAATTCGGTTATCTCGCTCTTTAAACCGAGCAGTGCGCTGATTGAGGTGAGAAAGTCATCGAGTCCGAAGAACTTCAGCACCGACTCAAGGTAGTCATAAAAGGCCATGACCTTCACCTGGTGCTTTGAGCCATTGGCTAGTCTATCCACATGCTTCTCGATCAAATGAGCGAGCGACCGGTTTAGGGTGAGAATCAAGATGGGTGCACCAGGATAAAGCTTGGCTAGCCTCAAGGCGCGATGAACCAGAACGCATGTCTTTCCGCTGCCAGACACGCCCGTAAAGACGCATGGCTTGTCCAAGTCCTCTTCGACCACGCGCTTTTGGCCGGGATGCAAGTAGAGCATCCACTCCTGAAAACGCGAAGGATCCCAGAGCGCGTCGAATTCTTCCTCACTGAGGTCATTCAAAACGATCAACGTGTCGGAGTTAGCCTCCGCGAGGACCACGTCGGGCGTGATGGGGGTTTCCTTCGTCGCCCGCTCGCGACGACCGAGGTAAAGGTCGCGGTGACGTTCGGCTATGTCGCGCTTCCCGTCGCGCAATGCGGTTACAAGATTGAGAGCAAGGTCGGCAATTTCGCGATTGATCTCCTCAGCCACGTCGCCGAGCACTTCGAGAATCTCCCCTTCGTCGGAATTGAGACCCAAGTTTAACAGCCTCCGCCGAATGCTCTTGGCGGGCACAAGCGTTTCCCACTCAAGACCGTCGATTTGCAGCAAGTAAGGCCGCGTATCCTCGGGAGGATTAGTCGCTGCCGGTAGCACCACAGTCCGAATCACCTCGCGCTCGACAATGAGGCCGATCTTCTTTGTGGCCTTATCATAGGTGAATGTTTGCCCCTGGTTTTGGTCTAACCAGTGATCAACGTCATCGTGGTTGCCCGCATAGCAAAGAATGACGACCTCCTTGAAATCGACGGTTACCAGCCGGTAGCCGTTTCCGAGGTCGTATTTGACGCAATTCTTTAGCCGGCTTTCGCCGTGATCGGTCGTTTGGCAAACGTTGCGCTCCCCCAGCTCAAGTGACTGGCGGATCTCACAGATCTTCTTGTAAGCGTTGAAACGCTCACCACCAGTGTTTCGCAGGGAGCGGAGAACCTCGTTGAATTTGTTTTCCCTGTGAACGACGACGAGCGGCATAGTGGAGACGTCTATGTGTGGTTCAGACGGCGTGAAGCCGGTCAAAGAAGGTTTCCCAACTCATATTGCCCAGTTTTTTGTTTCCTTTCTTGCCCGTGTAGGCGGCTAAACCGGCATTGTTGATTTCAACTCGACCGAGATATTTCCCGCGCTTCGTGTATGCCCAAACTGTCAGCCCGCGTTGGGTGAGTTCGATAGTCTCGTGGACCTGGAGGTAGCTTCTGCTTTTGGATGCCATAGGAATCAGGTGATGGGTTGGGTGCTCAGATATTCGATTTCGGTCTTGAGTGCATCGGGGTCTTTGCAGACGTG encodes:
- a CDS encoding UvrD-helicase domain-containing protein, which encodes MPLVVVHRENKFNEVLRSLRNTGGERFNAYKKICEIRQSLELGERNVCQTTDHGESRLKNCVKYDLGNGYRLVTVDFKEVVILCYAGNHDDVDHWLDQNQGQTFTYDKATKKIGLIVEREVIRTVVLPAATNPPEDTRPYLLQIDGLEWETLVPAKSIRRRLLNLGLNSDEGEILEVLGDVAEEINREIADLALNLVTALRDGKRDIAERHRDLYLGRRERATKETPITPDVVLAEANSDTLIVLNDLSEEEFDALWDPSRFQEWMLYLHPGQKRVVEEDLDKPCVFTGVSGSGKTCVLVHRALRLAKLYPGAPILILTLNRSLAHLIEKHVDRLANGSKHQVKVMAFYDYLESVLKFFGLDDFLTSISALLGLKSEITEFVRAHQLIELTSLFAARDDYEIETLWKQFCENPNSQATKDALSRLSIYLYDQDKAIDAERYLKDELTLVRSAFRLAKEYEGYRSYDRGGRCIQFQDKRREDILRLLRTWERFQVRHGKLDGMGLTQAAIVALDDHEGTLPQHLRFRSVLVDEFQDFSTLDLELISRIPSSETNGLFLTGDTAQKIYTKDLDLPRAGIAPAQRINRSILKNYRNSRQILEASHLLIEAFANESTAKHEGVTVLKPEYAQRDGARPFVCATNDQLQAVWVLAAEWLASGYPAFSVCIATANPDVVSVRQISDAAPAGIKTSRLTGDYLQRTDIVVVSDIYNIKGFEFSLIVIVGLGDGEFPPKGVPVGETWREALRLYVAMTRGRDEVCLVHEGNPSPFLQAMNAALTPRPLKFATVQSPPVVVSIPDEKVEPVASLVEVIEVLPNLAPTSIQPAEPAPASVPQEAVKPQSTEPEEMVVNGVTLLVIRGEPTVRSVARALGRDLAQIHNDFMLQGVFTPPDSRVVRAFAYRVMEKYGCSPIFKSP